The following are encoded together in the Nocardia sp. XZ_19_385 genome:
- a CDS encoding serine hydrolase: MNPRQSFVLAIAAALLTTTAACGRSDEPAPAPSAEFTQAMDSLLRQQIPGVQVVSTADGKDTFHAAGVGNVETGAPIAEDAHIRIASNTKSFVATVVLQLVAEGKVGLDVPVERYLPGVVAGNGYDGNRITVRNLLQHTAGLPNYIDPEKMAKSLGNRYRQPFDTEQVVRETLREKAPLGAPGAKVEYSNTGYLLAGLVVERVTGRSIGTELSKRIIEPLGLASTYYPAPGESTLRAPHLHGYDMVDGKLTDVTELDDYGIGGADGALVSTGADLNKFFIALLGGRLLTPPLLAEMKSTVPADLPLPGLRGVGLGLFRYQTSCGSEFWGHSGGAPGFGTVGGVIPDGRAVTLTVNFLPPSEQVLTAIGAARDIALCAK, encoded by the coding sequence GTGAACCCTCGACAGTCGTTCGTACTCGCCATTGCCGCAGCACTGCTCACGACCACAGCGGCGTGTGGTCGCTCCGACGAGCCCGCACCCGCCCCCTCGGCCGAGTTCACGCAGGCGATGGATAGCCTTCTGCGGCAACAGATTCCAGGTGTTCAGGTGGTCAGCACCGCGGACGGCAAGGATACCTTCCATGCTGCCGGAGTCGGGAATGTCGAGACCGGTGCACCGATCGCCGAGGACGCGCACATCCGTATCGCGAGCAATACCAAGAGTTTCGTCGCCACGGTCGTGCTGCAACTCGTCGCGGAGGGCAAGGTCGGGCTCGACGTTCCGGTCGAGCGATATCTGCCGGGAGTGGTCGCGGGTAACGGTTACGACGGTAATCGGATCACCGTGCGAAACCTGTTGCAGCACACCGCAGGACTGCCCAACTATATCGACCCGGAGAAGATGGCGAAGAGTCTCGGCAATCGCTATCGCCAGCCATTCGACACCGAACAGGTGGTCCGCGAGACGCTGCGGGAAAAAGCTCCGCTGGGGGCACCCGGCGCGAAGGTGGAGTACTCGAACACGGGTTATCTGCTGGCGGGCCTGGTCGTCGAACGGGTCACCGGCCGGTCGATCGGGACCGAGCTCAGCAAGCGGATCATCGAACCATTGGGCCTGGCCTCGACCTATTACCCCGCACCCGGCGAGTCGACGCTTCGGGCACCACATCTCCACGGCTATGACATGGTCGACGGAAAGCTCACGGACGTAACGGAACTGGATGACTACGGCATCGGCGGCGCCGACGGCGCACTGGTCTCTACCGGAGCGGACCTGAACAAGTTCTTCATCGCACTGCTGGGCGGCCGCCTGCTCACACCGCCCCTTCTCGCCGAAATGAAAAGCACTGTGCCGGCCGACCTGCCGCTCCCGGGCCTGCGCGGCGTTGGTCTCGGGTTGTTCCGCTACCAAACCTCGTGCGGGTCGGAGTTCTGGGGACATAGCGGCGGCGCCCCTGGTTTCGGGACGGTGGGTGGCGTCATACCGGACGGCCGCGCGGTGACCCTGACCGTCAATTTCCTGCCCCCCTCGGAGCAGGTGCTGACGGCCATCGGCGCCGCCCGCGACATCGCCCTCTGCGCGAAGTAA
- a CDS encoding TetR/AcrR family transcriptional regulator yields the protein MRRDESRQRNRESLMDAAVAEIAAKGYQAARLEDIAARADLTTGAIYSIFGSKRGLLLAASQRVIDGQVEAVVALADPELSLTGVLDGLAAYAHRLATADQSGIQVAFQLEALAVAFREPELMASIQAQDLTDAMTNLLTGRRIDASGAVTTPEQAERLRPAVESLMSGMSQQVALGIDDVSVEYIAESMRALTALIL from the coding sequence ATGCGCCGAGACGAGTCGCGGCAGCGCAACCGGGAGTCGCTGATGGACGCGGCTGTCGCCGAGATCGCCGCGAAGGGTTATCAGGCTGCCCGGCTGGAGGACATCGCCGCCCGCGCGGATCTGACCACCGGCGCGATCTACTCCATCTTCGGGAGCAAACGCGGCCTGCTGCTGGCCGCCAGCCAGCGGGTGATCGACGGGCAGGTGGAAGCCGTTGTAGCGCTGGCTGATCCCGAGCTCTCCTTGACCGGCGTCCTCGACGGGCTGGCCGCGTACGCCCACCGGCTCGCTACCGCGGACCAGAGCGGGATACAGGTCGCTTTCCAGCTGGAAGCGCTGGCGGTCGCGTTCCGGGAGCCGGAACTGATGGCATCGATCCAGGCCCAGGACCTCACCGACGCGATGACGAACCTGCTGACCGGACGGCGCATCGACGCGTCCGGCGCCGTGACGACACCGGAGCAGGCCGAGCGGCTGCGGCCCGCGGTCGAAAGCCTGATGAGCGGGATGTCCCAGCAGGTCGCGCTCGGCATCGACGACGTGAGTGTGGAGTACATCGCCGAGTCGATGCGGGCGCTGACCGCGCTGATCCTCTGA
- a CDS encoding response regulator transcription factor produces MTAPLRVVISAADALLREGLAALLNTRGFEVTAVCDSTDLLTAVADRPDVVITDDARCAALRARQRHPGLPVLVLSSGIDNVDGVGELLADRSGGVGCLRRERVGAIAEFIDTLRWVAGGATIFDPEVIAAILNSRRDPLVGLTAREREVLARMAEGHNNAAIAERLVVSEAAVHKHIRAIFAKLDLTGEDRGHRRVQAVLAYLNA; encoded by the coding sequence ATGACCGCGCCTTTGCGGGTCGTGATCAGCGCGGCCGATGCCCTGCTGCGGGAAGGACTTGCCGCGCTGTTGAATACCCGGGGATTCGAGGTGACGGCGGTGTGCGACAGCACCGATTTGCTGACCGCCGTCGCGGACCGCCCGGATGTGGTGATCACCGATGACGCACGCTGTGCGGCGTTGCGGGCCAGGCAGCGCCATCCCGGGTTGCCGGTGCTGGTGCTGTCGTCCGGAATCGACAACGTCGACGGGGTCGGTGAACTGCTCGCCGACCGCAGCGGCGGTGTCGGCTGCCTGCGCCGGGAACGGGTGGGTGCGATCGCGGAGTTCATCGACACGCTGCGCTGGGTCGCGGGCGGGGCGACGATCTTCGATCCCGAGGTGATCGCCGCGATCCTGAACAGCCGCCGCGACCCGCTGGTCGGCCTGACCGCCCGGGAGCGCGAGGTCCTGGCACGGATGGCCGAAGGCCACAACAATGCCGCCATCGCCGAACGGCTCGTGGTCAGTGAGGCCGCCGTGCACAAGCACATTCGCGCCATCTTCGCCAAGCTCGACCTGACCGGCGAGGATCGCGGGCATCGCCGGGTACAGGCGGTCCTGGCCTACTTGAACGCCTGA